A segment of the Elaeis guineensis isolate ETL-2024a chromosome 6, EG11, whole genome shotgun sequence genome:
TGCAGGTTTTCTCCTTGACTAGAGTATTAAGCATGTTCTTTTGTATTTAGCTTCTCTTTTTGTTGGCTTTTTCTTGAAGATTTGCAACTGCCGGCGTAGATCCCGACTAAGATGAAAAGAGAACTCTTTGTGCACCGTGGGCGGTGCGGCACCGCTGGCGGTGATTGGCTCGGGCATGGGCCCGCGGTGCGGCATCGCGGGCGGTGCACCTTGCCGCACCGGTTGCGGTGATTGGCTCGAGCACGGAGTTGGGCGAAAAAAATAATCACCCGAGCCAATTACTATGCCAATTACCATGGGCGGTGTGCGCCGAGCTGCATCGCCGACAGTggcacaaaaaatttcttttgatGAAAAACAACAATCTCTGATTATATTGTCATACATATAATGCCAATTCAGGCTTCACCATGATAGTCCTTTATATTTTAGGGTCGACTTCTGTCAAATCCAATTACTCTTGAGTAGCTATAAGCAAGgttgaattataaaattattctagCTTCCATAAAATCCATGGCTTGTTAGAGATAATAAAGGAGCCATTTGTTAGATGCAATTACAGAGAGCTCACCATTCTGAATGTGATACCAGATATCTAATAAAAATTTGCAGCAAAGAAAAGAGGAATTGTagctttccttttctcttttggGTCAAGAAAGAGGGTTATAGCTTTAGAGGATTCCTCCACTAAGGAAGTCGCAACCACTTTGATAGCGTCATCTTTCTGTTGCTCCAGTGAGCATTTGCAATAACGAAGGAATACCAAGCCTAGGAGCATCTTTAGACGCAGGCAGCTTCTTAGATCTCCATGACCTTTGGCCACCACTAAAGACCTTGTCAGTGACCATAACAAATATGGTAGCTCATAAAAACATATGTTTGTTGGGCTTGTGATGTCTAGGAGCATCTTTGGACATGCAAAACATGATTTTAGTTGATCGTCAGATTTACCATGGATTGTTCTTATCATGTCGGGTGGGTTTGAATAGGGTTCGAGAGCAAATCTGCTACAGAGGAAGCTGAATTGCACATGTAAAAAAACGGAGGGTGGAACTTTTTCCTACGGTGTTTGATTGAGAAACTTTAGAAAAGAAAGATAACTTTTCATCATCTACCATGCTGTGTCCATCTCTAAAAGGTTTTATGCATGCAGTGATTGGGGTCATGCAGTGATGTTTGGATCCTCAAATTGATTGGTTAAAATAaactatatgtatatatttttatttttaaggaaAGATGGGTATAATACTCAGTTGGAGAAGATTTAGGGTCTGTTTGACCAAACTGTGAAAATCAGTTTAttttgaaatgattttttttcaatgaaaTTTCAGAAGAAGTGCTGTGAAAGAGAAGTAGTTTGTATTTGACAAAATTATTCGATAAGCACTTTTATCAGTATTTGAGAAGCAATTTGTGTTtgacaaatctttcaaaaaaaatatttttgaccgtCAATTATGAAAAAGGACGTATATAGATTTACTTTAcagttaatattatttaaatagataaataattttaaatattcattatgattaattttaattaaatttttatttttatttaattaaaatataaaaataaaataataaaaatatattaaaaattttaatcaatataaATACAATCGAATCAAAGATAATACATATTGAACAGAATAATAGAAGGGTTACATGAAATTAAATAGGAATAGTTAtggtaaataataattttaagtaaggatattttattttaaaaatatgactTTTCTGTTTCTGCTTTCGAGAAGAAGTTTCAATTTTTGCTTTCTTCCCGCAGCAGAAAAACTGTTTCTGCTACCAttcaaattagattattttttaaaataagattGGCCAaacactttattttttaaaaataaatatttgtaaAAAATAAGTAACGTTTTCCTTCCCAAAAGCTAGACCAAAACAGACCATTAGATGTCATGGTTGAAGATaaagtttataaaaaaaaaatttattatctaGTCCGGAAGTATTTTAGCTTTTCTTATggttatttttttaattagagctattttgagaaaaaaatctctTTCAAGGATGAAACTTCCCGCTTGGATTTGTAAAAGCAGCATAAATAGTgcgatttaatatttttaatgttaaataaatgaaagaaaaagaatttataattttattttggatTTTCTTTTAAATTTGAGTTGAACCACCTAAAAGAAGGGCGCAGACAAAGCGTTGTAGGCAGAACGTCATGTCCAGCAGCATCTTCAGACATGCAAAAAAAGGATCATTTTTTGTTAGCTGCTGGGCGCTTGCAAATAATTGCTTGGTCCAGGGACATGGTGCAATTAATTAACAAATAGTTAAAGACGAGGTCGATATCTACCCGGTGTTTCTTGCCTCCGTCGTTTGTCTTCGAATCGATTGAGGAgcccgctctctctctctctctctctctttccgatAGAAACAAAACCGTTATTGCATCACTAAATACGGTGTTCTTTTTTTCGATGAGACACTAAATACGGCGTTCCATGCCCTTGGTTGAGCTAGTGAGGACGTTGCATAGTGGAAAATGCTGTGTCAAACTATCAAAAACATCTGACCGCAAAATAAAAATGTTTTTATTAGattactagaaaaaaaaaaaagaagataaaactATGCATCAAGTGAACTCCAAGAAACTTTCAGTGGTGATGTTCTCAGGGAAATTGAATGCATGGAATGAATGTACAtatcagagagagagaggagtcgtTTTTTGTCATTTTCTTTATTACCAATTTTTAGTTGAGGTTTTGACTGATGCTTTTGCAGTGCAAACTGCAACATTGGTTCTATTTTGGCCAACTCCATGGCTCTTTGTTCTTATCATCCTTTCTCATGTCACTCACCATAAAGGATTTTGTGGCATGCCTTTAGATTGTTCCAGTGCTTGGTGTAGAGTTTTTTTGAAAAGAGTTACAAAAGCACGGAAAACATTATTAAAGATGCTCTATCAAAGAATACTTTAAAAATTGACATGGCCTGTACCTGGAattctctttttttaaaagaGAGACAAGAAAACTTTTTTTTCCATAGTATTACAATTTAATTTTGCTCAAAGTTGGTGCATCATTAAGTAGctgataaaaattatctttggTTATATTCTTTGTGGGATGTAAAGTACAATAGCAATGATAGGTTTATATTTGCTTTCCCCTTATCCTAAACAACTTGCATCCAAATTGAGTATACGTATGTATAAATACATATTAAATATTAATGTCTTTAAAAGATTTTGTTCTTAAATTCCCCATTGTTGAAAGGGgcaaccgaaaaaaaaaaaaaaagggacgcgTCAACTAGGTGGCAAGACCTTTGTTGAAAGAAAAGAATATATACTACCTCCACTTTTTTTCCCAACGAAAAGCGAAGTTTAGGACCACTAAGAACATGAATTTGTAAGACCACAATTAATAGAATTCCTTTTGTCCCAATAATTCTATTGGAAGACACCCATATCATCCTTTAGTCTTGTCACCGACCATCAATATGATCCTCTTCTTAAGTTGATGGTTGTTAAGAAAGAAACCTCATCCATGGCTATGTTTTAAAGGTCTCGATTTCATAATCAAATTGGTTATTCTTATCATCTTAACCTACTGATGGGAGAAGAAACCAATTACATCAGCCCATGGTTTTGCTCTTTTAAGGGTAATGATCATATGGTCGAAATGAAGCATGTGAAATGTCCACCACAACACAGAAAAAGGTTTAATGGGCCTTTGTCTTCAAGTGATAAGGTTGACATTGTTTAACAAGAGCAGCATATAATAATAGAGGCAGGTGGATTGTAGCTTGCTTTTTAATTGTGTCATCATTAGGCTTCTAGATTGTGTGGGTGGTCCAAAGTCTAATCAGTATGTTAGTGAGGTTGTGTGGGCAAATCCTGCACAGAATTACATCTCTCTTTTTTATCTTATCATCCTTTTACATGTTAAATTATACTATTATCATAGCTAAGATGTATGTAAGAGAGTTTGGCTGTACCAATTGGCCATTGTTAATTTCTTCCTAAGTTATAATTAGTCTTTTATAAACAAAGTAACAATTGTGGCCAATGCAATGACTTAAAAAGCAACTAAAGGAAAAGGAGAGGGTGTAAAGGACCATTGATGTAGAGTTGCAAAACGGCCACATAAATTAGTGACTCGGATCAAATTCGGTTGTCCCACTTGGTGGACTTGATTGATTGAGTTAAAAAGCTGAATCATATACGATTagaattattattttttgtatctcaAAAGCATATTATATTGGATGCATGATCACTATGACTGCAGTCTTGAGAACACTGACAGAATTAATATATTTACATGGTGCAGTTTTAATTCATTTCCAGTAGCTAAGCAGTGATCACAAATTCACAACATTAGCAACTTAAAGTTCGAAAGTTAGAAAGTTTTCACTTTGGATTCATTACAATCACGAGCCAAACAAAATGTGACATGCTGCTAAGACCTGCAAACAAGTTAATACAGGTGCATTAatctccaaaaaaaagaaaaaagaaaaagtgaacaGTAATGCATGATAGAAACTTTAGATAGTTGTCCTTCTAAATTTTTCAGGTCTGTGATTATAGATGTTAACTTAGATCATTCCTGGTCATGCTTAATTTTAGCCCAGGTTTCTATCAACCTAGATTCGGATGGCACTGTGTTGAACAAGGACCTATACTCCATCTAGCCTTGTGTCACAACTAGTTAAAAGCCCACACCAACCTCCCAACGTGGTCAATTGTCGTAGATACGCCAACTTTGATGGCAATCTTTGAACAAGCGGCGATTGCTTACAAGTATCATGTGAACCGAGGCTCCCCCCACTTCGTCTCCTTCCAAAGAACACCAAACAAGGATAGTGGGGGTCTATGGCACATGGGTTCTCATCTAAAGACTTGATTTCAAGAGTTCCTTAGATGCATTCTTCTTAACCAGCCCAACCACCAATTCCAATGCCTAGATGACATCATGACATCACCACCACCTTGGTCCCTTGTGCAGTAACCATTTAGAAAGATTGTCTACAAGGAGCACTTCATTGGAGCACCGCTTCTTATTTGTGACCTTGGTGGGGAAATGCCAGAGGATAACCGAGTGCTATTCTATTTCCCTGCATCCCACCGACCACTTCCCATTGTTTTCAAATGTAATTACTCTATTACTGTTGGAAAGTATggccaccttttcttttgtgctcCCTGCAACTCCACAAACCTCACCATCATACCAAAAAGCTGAGAAAGCTGGAGCTCAAGCCTCACATTCCAGTCCCCACACACAGATtcttaatatatttaaaataatctaTTCACAACCAAACAGTCCAAGGCCTCTAGTCTATTTAGAGGTTTCCTCCACCAGGTTGGTTGCTTTTGGGATTCCTTCATTGGCCTACAAGCTAGCTTGGGATTCTTCACATGATATAGATAACAAAATGAAGTTGCTTGTGGAGAGGTGGTGAAGGAATTCAAGTGTCTGTTTCTGCATTGTTTATGTTCGGAGGGGTTTCTTCCAGGGGTTATCTTCTGACTGCTTTTATTGATCTTCAAATGCACATTGGTTTGTTATTGAGACCAGAGGATGAAACTATAGGAAAAGCTTTGCTTGCAGCACTGGGTCAAGCCTGAGGAATAGCTCTCATAAATATATTCTGGGCAATCTCTAGTATTGGAAGAGGTTTTGTTTTGCTTTGGTCATTGTATAGAGTTTAGATTGCTAGAATTTAACAAGGCTGAGGAGTAATACAGGCAGTAACTGCATTTGTGTTttggttctctttttttttcgatATTTTTGGTTTTCTTTTTGTGTGGAAAGAGAAGCTTCTCTAGCTTGAAAGAATGCTCACTTTGGAAAGAGGAGTTATCAGGGGATTAGCAAGTTTTCTGATTCTTGTTTTTCTCGCAACATTGGTGACTTCATTTCCAGACTCTCATAAACCAAGTCAAAGCCATAAAACCAGAAAACAAAACCAACTGAAGGTAATTCATTCTGCTTCAGACTTGTAATTGTTTGAAATTTAGCAGTATGACAACTTTTAAAAGGATTACATCTCCATGGTCATTTACTGATATTTCTAATTtcgatttgatcactaattgtcTGAAAGTGATAACTATTAATTAATACTTGAAGTAGGCGTGTCCCTttccctttctctttcttttgttgGCTGAGGTGGGAAATGGGCAATGTAGCCTGAACATTTCCTTTTATCATGTTAACTGAGTATATGTTAATGTAGACACATAATTTGAAAAGCTCTCTGTTTAACTCCTTTGTGATACTACTTGCAGCTGACTCCCGAACTATCATTTCAAATCACACTCCACGCATTCCTTCTGTGGGCTTCCATTGGTTTCTTGATGCCTGTTGGGATATTCATAATTAGGATGTCCAACAGAGTTGAATGTGGCAAAAAGCTCAAGGTTCTCTTCTACTCCCATGTCATTGTGCAGGTAAGCTCTATCACATGTTACATTATCCACAGCATTTGCAGTGCACAtagttatatttaatttatctattGGATGGTGGACTCTTGTCTCTTTCTGGACATTTACATATTTTGCTTCCACCCTCATACTTTTGAGCAACTAGGAACAACAGAAGTACTAGGTTTTGTACTTGGTAACCTGTTACTGGTGATTTGAAAGGCATTTTGAAAAAACAAACATGATTTTACTCCACTAAGTCTCCTCATAATATTTTGTCATGCAACCTTCCACACTGATAACTGTATTTTCTTTCATTTTGAGTTGACAGATGATAGCTGTCCTGCTTGCTACTGCTGGAGCAGTTCTGGCTATAATGAACTttgagaattccttcaacaacactCATCAGAGAACAGGGTTGGCACTTCATGGATTGATATGGATTCAACCTTTGATTGGCTTTCTCAGGCCTCACAGGCATGCAATAcattttatgcattaaaaaaaaaaaaaaaaaagacatgcaTGTATTGCTTGCttttttaatattctttttgATCAAGAGCTAACATTGAGTgttcatttctttttttattttttctcagagGAGTGAAAGTAAGGAGCATATGGTACTTTGTGCATTGGCTACTTGGAATTGGAATTCCTATATTGGGGATCATAAACATTTACATTGGCCTGCACACCTACCATGAGAGGACCTCCAAAAGTGTAAAGTTGTGGACTGTTCTATTCACTGCAGAGATTGTGATCATTGCTTTCATCTATCTTTTCCAAGACAGGTGGGATTATATGATGAAGCAGGGTGTGATCCTAGGTGATGAGCAGATTAGATCTACTGACCATGTACCATCTCCAAGTACCAGGCTGAAAGAGTTAGTATCAATTGCCTAGTGGAGAGCCAAGGTCCAAAGGCTTGTTTTCATGTGCTTATGAACTATTTTAGCTCTAGTATTGGCTCAAACACTTTTGTTCTTCTGTTAGTGCATTCTTTTAGCAACATGGTGATAGTGTTGGAAACTGTCAATGGAATGGAAGCATCAGAATTAGAAAAGGAGATTATATGTAAGAAGTATGGGGTAGTGGGGGCTTTGAtgcttagaaattttttgagatgtaGTCAGCTGCTCAGAATTTAGATCCATTGTGTAATATAAATTTAAGCATCTGTGTACAATGATCAAACAGGATTGATTAGTTGcaattcatcttttcctttctgtAACTATAAATTTTGTTTCATCTTTTGAAATAATACAACATTAgaacatatttttttctaagtGATGCAACGAGTTGTCTAGGACAATAAGCTAGCCTATAACAGCTGTGCGCTTTCCAAATTTATAAGTTTTCATTAATTCTCTTATCTTCGGTACAAAAGTTGACAGGAGGCCTCTGTAGGTAAAATTACTAGTTAAACGATCGCTGCGAATTTACAtggaaatcaaaatttttctg
Coding sequences within it:
- the LOC105047241 gene encoding cytochrome b561 domain-containing protein At2g30890; the protein is MLTLERGVIRGLASFLILVFLATLVTSFPDSHKPSQSHKTRKQNQLKLTPELSFQITLHAFLLWASIGFLMPVGIFIIRMSNRVECGKKLKVLFYSHVIVQMIAVLLATAGAVLAIMNFENSFNNTHQRTGLALHGLIWIQPLIGFLRPHRGVKVRSIWYFVHWLLGIGIPILGIINIYIGLHTYHERTSKSVKLWTVLFTAEIVIIAFIYLFQDRWDYMMKQGVILGDEQIRSTDHVPSPSTRLKELVSIA